A single Symbiobacterium thermophilum IAM 14863 DNA region contains:
- the holB gene encoding DNA polymerase III subunit delta' — protein sequence MTWSAIRGQRMAVDLLRRAVAGGRVAHAYLFAGPAGVGKRLVALELARSLNCLEPRAGEACGACRSCLKLSAEPPVHPDVTVVEPEGRMIRTEQMRQVQNEVYARPTEGRYKVVIIDGAERMNAESGNRLLKVLEEPPPYACFVLLTTNAAGVLPTIVSRCQIVHFSPLPAEAIAAVLQEKAGIGPGEARLFASLSGGSVGAALAMAANPEVGRRRDEALSLLLRLGEMDDADLLEQAAAWEKEKDHLEERLEMAAFWLRDALLVAREAPERLVVNADRLPEVRTLAGRYGGEGLVAALESLSRARDALLRNGNARLVLDVLMLDLHGAARF from the coding sequence GTGACCTGGTCTGCGATTCGGGGTCAGCGCATGGCCGTGGACCTGCTGCGCCGGGCAGTGGCTGGCGGCAGAGTGGCTCACGCCTACCTGTTCGCGGGCCCGGCGGGGGTGGGCAAGCGGCTCGTCGCCCTTGAGCTGGCCCGCAGTCTCAACTGTCTCGAACCGCGGGCGGGGGAGGCCTGCGGCGCCTGCCGGTCATGTCTGAAGCTGTCGGCGGAGCCACCGGTCCATCCGGACGTGACGGTGGTCGAACCCGAGGGCCGGATGATCCGCACCGAGCAGATGCGGCAGGTGCAGAACGAGGTGTACGCCCGCCCGACGGAAGGGCGCTACAAAGTCGTCATCATCGACGGGGCCGAGCGCATGAACGCCGAGTCCGGCAACCGGCTCCTGAAGGTCCTGGAGGAGCCCCCGCCTTACGCCTGTTTCGTCCTGCTGACGACCAACGCGGCCGGCGTACTGCCGACCATCGTGTCCCGGTGCCAGATCGTCCACTTCTCGCCCCTGCCCGCGGAGGCGATCGCGGCCGTGCTGCAGGAAAAGGCCGGCATCGGCCCCGGCGAGGCCCGCCTGTTCGCCTCGCTCTCGGGTGGGTCGGTGGGGGCGGCCCTCGCGATGGCCGCCAACCCGGAGGTCGGCCGGCGTCGCGACGAGGCGCTCAGCCTGCTGTTGCGCCTCGGGGAGATGGACGACGCCGACCTGCTGGAGCAGGCGGCGGCGTGGGAAAAGGAGAAAGATCACCTGGAGGAGCGGCTGGAGATGGCTGCCTTCTGGCTGCGGGATGCCCTCCTGGTCGCCCGGGAGGCCCCGGAACGGCTGGTTGTCAACGCAGACCGGCTGCCGGAGGTGCGCACCCTGGCCGGCCGGTACGGTGGCGAGGGGCTGGTGGCGGCCCTGGAGAGCCTTTCCCGTGCGCGGGACGCCCTTCTCAGAAACGGCAACGCGCGGCTCGTGCTGGACGTGCTGATGCTGGATCTGCAC
- a CDS encoding cyclic-di-AMP receptor — MKLIIAIVQDKDTHRLLSALTQEGFRATKLSSTGGFLREGNTTLLMGVDDEKVEDILRIIKSTCRAREQLVTPLSPMGGPADSYIPYPVEITVGGAIIFVLQVERFEQF, encoded by the coding sequence GTGAAACTGATCATCGCGATCGTTCAGGACAAGGATACGCACCGGCTGCTGTCGGCCCTGACCCAGGAGGGCTTCCGCGCCACCAAGCTCAGCTCGACCGGCGGCTTTCTGCGGGAGGGCAACACGACGCTTCTGATGGGCGTGGACGATGAAAAGGTGGAGGACATCCTGCGCATCATCAAGAGCACCTGCCGTGCGCGTGAGCAGCTGGTCACGCCGCTGTCGCCCATGGGCGGGCCCGCGGACTCGTACATTCCGTATCCGGTGGAGATCACCGTGGGCGGCGCCATCATCTTCGTGCTCCAGGTGGAGCGCTTCGAGCAGTTCTAG
- the tmk gene encoding dTMP kinase: MSVFISFEGVDGSGKSTQIRLLLQYLDEQSVPYVFTREPGGTPIAEQIRRVLLDPANRGMSVITEALLFAAARAEHVSRTIRPALEEGKVVICDRFVDSSLVYQGVAGGLPVEFLTQINEMATGALRPHRTIVLDLAPEVALARRTGEEADRIERQSREYHQLVREGYLDLARAEPRRVKVVDASRSVEEVQKDIRRLVEEVLPRRFRGAGTRP, from the coding sequence GTGTCGGTGTTCATCAGCTTCGAGGGGGTCGACGGCTCCGGCAAGTCGACCCAGATCCGGCTCCTGTTGCAGTACCTCGACGAGCAGAGCGTGCCGTACGTCTTCACCCGGGAGCCCGGCGGCACCCCGATCGCGGAGCAGATCCGCAGGGTCCTCCTCGACCCGGCGAACCGGGGGATGTCGGTGATCACGGAGGCCCTCCTGTTCGCGGCGGCCCGTGCCGAGCACGTGAGCCGTACGATCCGGCCGGCCCTGGAGGAGGGAAAGGTGGTCATCTGCGACCGCTTTGTCGACTCGTCCCTGGTGTACCAGGGGGTGGCCGGGGGGCTGCCCGTGGAGTTCCTGACGCAGATCAACGAGATGGCTACTGGCGCCCTGCGCCCGCATCGCACCATCGTGCTCGACCTGGCCCCCGAGGTGGCCCTGGCCAGGCGGACCGGGGAGGAGGCCGACCGGATCGAGCGCCAGTCCCGGGAGTACCACCAGCTGGTCCGGGAGGGCTACCTGGATCTGGCCCGGGCAGAGCCCCGGCGGGTGAAGGTGGTCGATGCGTCCAGGAGCGTAGAAGAAGTACAGAAGGATATTCGGCGGCTGGTGGAGGAGGTGCTGCCCCGCCGGTTTCGCGGGGCCGGGACCAGACCGTGA
- a CDS encoding aminotransferase class I/II-fold pyridoxal phosphate-dependent enzyme: protein MAEEQARTPLFSALREYVARVRAPLHVPGHKMGRAAPSAWREFLGPNALAIDLTEAPGLDDLHAPEGVIAEAQELAARAFGAWRSYFLVGGTTAGLHALILAACHPGEAIAVPRNAHRSVLGALILAGVRPHWVRVAFDPDLGIATGPVLTSLEEALSGAAAAVLVHPTYYGIAGDTAAAIDLIHRAAVPALVDEAHGAHFPFHPALPPSALELGADGVVQSLHKTGGSLTQSSLCHLGHGSRIAPERLQEMLRLVQSTSPSYLLMASLDLARRELALGGREAWGRALELAHEAKRRIDALPGLRVRPTDDPTKLLIDVRGRSISGFRAAERLWEEAGVAVEASGLTYVLAVLSPGDSREQIDALVAGLERLSSEGDVPALPPEPPWPEVVLPPREAYLARKKAVPLRQARGRIAAELVAPYPPGIPVVAPGERLTADVLDYLRRAADAGWHLQGPADPALRSIQVVEE, encoded by the coding sequence ATGGCGGAGGAGCAGGCCCGGACGCCGCTGTTTTCGGCGCTGAGGGAGTACGTTGCGCGGGTCCGGGCGCCGCTGCACGTGCCCGGGCACAAGATGGGACGCGCCGCGCCCTCGGCGTGGCGGGAGTTCCTGGGGCCGAATGCACTGGCGATCGACCTGACGGAGGCGCCGGGGCTGGACGACCTGCACGCGCCGGAGGGGGTCATCGCCGAGGCCCAGGAGCTGGCGGCCCGGGCGTTCGGCGCGTGGCGGAGTTATTTTCTGGTGGGCGGTACCACCGCCGGCCTGCACGCCCTCATCCTCGCCGCCTGCCATCCGGGAGAGGCGATCGCGGTGCCGCGCAACGCGCACCGCTCCGTGCTGGGCGCCCTGATTCTGGCCGGGGTCCGTCCTCACTGGGTGAGGGTGGCCTTCGACCCGGACCTGGGCATCGCCACGGGCCCGGTCCTCACGTCGCTGGAGGAGGCGCTTTCCGGCGCCGCGGCCGCGGTGCTGGTCCATCCCACGTATTACGGCATCGCCGGAGACACGGCCGCCGCGATCGACCTGATCCACCGCGCGGCCGTCCCGGCCCTGGTGGACGAGGCGCACGGCGCCCACTTCCCGTTCCACCCCGCGCTGCCGCCCTCGGCCCTGGAACTGGGCGCGGACGGCGTCGTGCAGTCGCTGCACAAGACCGGGGGCAGCCTGACCCAGTCGTCCCTGTGCCACCTGGGGCACGGCAGCCGCATCGCCCCCGAACGGCTGCAGGAGATGCTGCGGCTCGTGCAGTCCACAAGCCCGTCGTACCTGCTCATGGCTTCCCTGGACCTGGCCCGGCGCGAGCTGGCCCTCGGGGGCCGGGAGGCCTGGGGGCGGGCCCTGGAGCTGGCCCACGAGGCGAAACGGCGCATCGACGCCCTGCCCGGGCTCCGGGTGCGCCCCACCGACGACCCGACCAAGCTGCTCATCGACGTGCGGGGACGGTCCATTTCGGGCTTCCGGGCGGCGGAGCGGCTCTGGGAGGAGGCCGGCGTCGCCGTCGAGGCCTCCGGGCTGACCTACGTGCTCGCCGTGCTCTCGCCCGGGGACTCCCGGGAGCAGATCGACGCCCTGGTCGCGGGGCTGGAGCGGCTGTCCTCCGAGGGGGATGTCCCGGCCCTTCCGCCGGAGCCGCCCTGGCCCGAGGTGGTTCTGCCGCCGCGGGAGGCATACTTAGCCCGTAAGAAGGCGGTTCCGCTTCGCCAGGCCCGGGGGCGCATCGCGGCGGAGCTGGTGGCCCCGTACCCGCCGGGCATTCCGGTGGTGGCCCCGGGTGAGCGGCTGACGGCTGACGTGCTGGACTACCTCCGGCGCGCCGCCGATGCCGGCTGGCACCTTCAGGGCCCGGCAGACCCCGCGCTGCGAAGCATCCAGGTCGTGGAGGAGTGA
- a CDS encoding ATP-binding protein — translation MRSSLSDLTIERAKRREARIRQLVQERDEREAAIFARIPRLAEIKALQAEIGLDLARLYLKRPTRFKMTFEELRDWSLRLSREREELLRQHGIDPRELEVHWDCPKCQNTGWIRDTEAGETVAPPRKCSCLIQEEIEDLYRVAGLTGPLREHTFDRFDLTVYPAECRKHMAGVRDYCRRFAEAVAEGRCRTSLLLQGAVGLGKTFLASAIGNYVIAARRSVLYFTLAEFVDLIRAEKFEDGEDARASAQWLLEADLVILDDLGAEKVTEFVAQELFNLINLRLNRQMPMVVSTNLRASELFDTYGERIASRLLYGFEALTLEGEDVRRVLRLRAGER, via the coding sequence GGACGAGCGGGAGGCGGCCATCTTCGCGCGCATCCCCCGGCTGGCGGAGATCAAGGCGCTGCAGGCGGAGATCGGCCTGGACCTGGCCCGGCTCTACCTGAAGCGGCCGACCCGCTTCAAGATGACCTTTGAGGAGCTCCGGGACTGGTCGCTCCGGCTGTCCCGGGAACGGGAGGAGCTGCTCCGGCAGCACGGCATCGATCCCCGGGAGCTGGAGGTGCACTGGGACTGCCCCAAGTGCCAGAACACCGGCTGGATCCGGGACACCGAGGCCGGCGAGACGGTCGCGCCCCCCCGCAAGTGCAGCTGCCTCATCCAGGAGGAGATCGAGGACCTCTACCGGGTGGCGGGGCTGACGGGTCCGCTCCGGGAGCATACCTTCGACCGGTTTGACCTCACGGTGTACCCTGCGGAGTGCCGCAAACACATGGCGGGGGTGCGCGACTACTGCCGCCGCTTCGCCGAGGCGGTGGCCGAGGGGCGGTGCCGGACCTCTCTGCTCCTGCAGGGGGCCGTGGGGCTGGGGAAGACCTTCCTGGCCTCGGCCATCGGCAACTACGTCATCGCCGCCCGCCGCAGCGTGCTCTACTTCACGCTGGCGGAGTTCGTCGACCTCATTCGCGCGGAGAAGTTTGAAGACGGGGAGGACGCCAGGGCCTCCGCCCAGTGGCTGCTGGAGGCCGACCTGGTCATCCTGGACGACCTGGGCGCCGAGAAGGTGACGGAGTTCGTGGCCCAGGAGCTGTTCAACCTCATCAACCTGCGGCTGAACCGGCAGATGCCCATGGTGGTTTCGACCAACCTGCGCGCCAGCGAGCTGTTCGACACCTACGGGGAGCGTATCGCCTCGCGGCTGCTCTACGGGTTTGAGGCGCTCACGCTGGAGGGAGAGGACGTGCGGCGGGTGCTGCGCCTGCGGGCGGGGGAACGGTGA